A genomic region of Micromonospora sp. NBC_01796 contains the following coding sequences:
- a CDS encoding GTP-binding protein has translation MSHRPMPGRVTSAKIVIAGGFGVGKTTLVGSVSEITPLTTEAIMTSAGVGVDDTRQVPGKTTTTVAMDFGRISIDRDLILYLFGTPGQTRFWFMWDELVRGAIGAVVLVDTRRLADCFAAIDFFEHRRLPYLVAINCFDGMQYHDPQDVRDALAISSDVPVVACDARNRESTKHVLISLVEYVLTMRRSRAVAPA, from the coding sequence ATGTCGCACCGCCCGATGCCCGGGCGCGTGACATCGGCGAAGATCGTCATCGCCGGTGGGTTTGGCGTCGGCAAGACGACGCTGGTCGGCTCGGTCTCGGAGATCACGCCGTTGACCACCGAGGCGATCATGACGTCCGCCGGCGTCGGCGTCGATGACACGCGACAGGTGCCGGGAAAGACGACCACCACGGTCGCCATGGACTTCGGTCGTATCTCGATCGACCGGGACCTGATCCTCTACCTGTTCGGTACCCCGGGCCAGACACGTTTCTGGTTCATGTGGGACGAACTGGTACGGGGCGCGATCGGGGCGGTGGTGCTGGTGGACACCCGTCGATTGGCCGACTGCTTCGCGGCGATCGACTTCTTCGAGCATCGGCGGCTGCCGTACCTGGTGGCCATCAACTGCTTCGACGGAATGCAGTACCACGATCCGCAGGACGTGCGGGACGCGCTCGCCATCTCGAGCGACGTTCCGGTGGTGGCTTGCGACGCGCGTAACCGCGAGTCGACCAAGCACGTGCTGATCTCGCTGGTGGAGTACGTACTCACCATGCGCAGGTCACGCGCTGTCGCGCCCGCCTGA
- a CDS encoding DUF742 domain-containing protein yields MAERDEPTGALVRPYAVTRGRTRPRLNIALEALVETTVRGRSAGNGNGGQGREHQYIAALCDGQLQSLAEIAARMQLPLGVARVLIADMAAEGLVAVHEPTILDDSNDAVGTELLERVLSGLRRL; encoded by the coding sequence ATGGCTGAACGCGACGAGCCAACTGGCGCGCTCGTCAGGCCATACGCCGTCACCCGTGGACGGACCCGGCCGAGGCTCAACATCGCCCTGGAGGCACTGGTCGAAACGACGGTGCGCGGCCGGTCCGCCGGTAACGGCAACGGCGGCCAGGGTCGGGAGCACCAATACATCGCCGCGCTGTGTGACGGTCAGCTGCAGTCGCTCGCGGAAATCGCGGCGCGGATGCAGCTACCGCTCGGAGTGGCCCGGGTCCTCATCGCTGACATGGCCGCCGAAGGCCTCGTCGCGGTGCATGAACCGACAATCCTGGACGACTCTAACGACGCGGTGGGCACTGAACTGCTGGAGAGGGTGCTGAGTGGACTTCGCAGGCTCTGA
- a CDS encoding transposase, with the protein MSREEDDAVALVRVYCGLASADPSAGPASAGSTLTSAVVDDAGRLLHVGEIGDDPAGYAQLGTLLVERSSGMSGVAIAADSDDHLVTSLLSAAGRPLAIADDDSVDDFAERFADDESVEEMEGSPTQRRAVGLARALQAGALSAMTLPAPRDLAGYKPVLAAHAALASGRHSAAATLREVLRELYPAALRAYPDPADPVPLAVLDALPEPGMLAGTGGRGRDTSVADAVTAHLAGDGIADPEEIAEAITALQVAIVETPRRATVSNKALTSAVAEAVRQAVAAVRACDAGCDALVATLAARVTTPPPLAGRRTVRRAAADATTTGAHGTGSHGVVGSHGVGNQGSGNHGVRPANHEPVPAVGRRSRPQPASSNGMPVTPQPMSPPPTAPAPLAPPPVAPQPLAPAASLPGRQLPPPVAQPQRDLPAPMPAAPGSPGQWRDSPANRPVSAPPPPPPGITPIVPVQRSSSVPPADAGEPFRATLTTAAINSARSERQRPTPIVPRPKTKGEPGLSSTGFGATDLNVPVPTPRPDAVSAPPGSRANWPLVGPGDERDQNQLGLEQLDRDRADRERGERAERDRADRERGERAERDRADRERADRERADRERGERAERERADRERNERAERSRADRERSERDRAGRDLAASAEPAYQFDKRTAAGLDLPAASGPGDGRVTPPWLADDLPQEPPMLRLVEPPPLADRALRDPAGPTADPRLDGPPLRLVEPEDPDRNGRLTRSARRAAEPSAPPVADEGDGDLLIFAAARSAWFTGHPEDDAQVEWASTADTGWRAAEQAARPSVGDETRAGLPKRVPQANLVPGSPLRDERPLRIVRDAARIAEHTTGYFRGWRRGQEIGGFAVGGRPGREAAGGWDFTRDHNERDDDREYEYRSAGYRS; encoded by the coding sequence GTGTCTCGGGAGGAGGACGACGCCGTGGCGCTCGTGCGGGTGTACTGCGGTCTGGCCTCAGCGGATCCGTCCGCTGGACCGGCTTCGGCCGGATCCACGCTGACGTCTGCTGTGGTTGACGACGCAGGCCGGCTGCTCCACGTCGGCGAGATCGGCGACGACCCGGCTGGCTACGCCCAGCTGGGCACGCTGCTCGTCGAACGTTCGAGCGGCATGAGCGGTGTGGCGATCGCCGCCGACAGCGACGACCACCTGGTCACCTCGCTGTTGAGCGCGGCCGGCCGACCCCTCGCGATCGCCGACGACGACTCGGTGGACGACTTCGCCGAGCGGTTCGCCGACGACGAGTCGGTGGAGGAGATGGAGGGCTCGCCCACGCAACGTCGGGCGGTCGGACTGGCCCGCGCGTTGCAGGCCGGTGCGCTCTCCGCGATGACCCTCCCCGCACCCCGGGACCTGGCCGGCTACAAGCCCGTACTCGCGGCCCACGCGGCGCTCGCCAGTGGGCGCCACTCGGCCGCGGCGACGCTGCGCGAGGTCCTCCGCGAGCTGTACCCGGCGGCGCTGCGGGCGTACCCGGATCCGGCCGATCCGGTGCCGCTGGCGGTGCTCGACGCGCTACCCGAGCCGGGCATGCTCGCCGGCACCGGTGGGCGCGGCCGGGACACCTCGGTCGCCGACGCCGTCACCGCGCATCTCGCCGGCGACGGGATCGCCGACCCGGAGGAGATCGCCGAGGCGATCACCGCACTCCAGGTGGCGATCGTCGAGACGCCCCGCCGGGCCACGGTCAGCAACAAGGCCCTCACCTCGGCGGTCGCCGAGGCGGTCCGGCAGGCCGTCGCCGCGGTGCGTGCCTGCGACGCGGGCTGCGACGCGCTCGTGGCGACCCTGGCCGCGCGGGTCACCACGCCCCCGCCGCTCGCCGGCCGCCGCACCGTCCGCCGGGCCGCGGCGGATGCCACCACCACCGGCGCACACGGGACCGGCAGCCACGGCGTTGTCGGCAGCCACGGCGTCGGCAACCAGGGATCGGGCAACCACGGCGTACGGCCGGCGAACCACGAGCCGGTGCCGGCCGTCGGTCGACGCAGCCGCCCGCAGCCGGCATCCAGCAACGGGATGCCGGTCACCCCGCAGCCGATGTCACCGCCGCCGACCGCGCCCGCACCACTGGCCCCGCCGCCGGTCGCACCGCAGCCGCTCGCACCCGCGGCCAGCCTGCCCGGTCGGCAGCTCCCGCCGCCGGTGGCGCAACCGCAACGCGACCTGCCGGCCCCGATGCCCGCAGCACCCGGATCACCGGGGCAGTGGCGCGACTCGCCGGCCAACCGGCCCGTGTCCGCGCCGCCCCCGCCGCCGCCGGGCATCACCCCGATCGTGCCGGTACAGCGCAGCAGCAGCGTGCCGCCCGCCGACGCGGGCGAACCGTTCCGCGCCACCCTCACCACCGCCGCGATCAACAGCGCCCGGAGCGAGCGCCAGCGCCCGACGCCGATCGTGCCGCGCCCGAAGACGAAGGGGGAGCCGGGTCTCTCCTCGACCGGCTTCGGCGCCACCGACCTCAACGTGCCGGTACCCACCCCCCGTCCGGACGCGGTCAGCGCGCCGCCCGGTTCCCGGGCCAACTGGCCCCTGGTCGGCCCCGGCGACGAGCGGGACCAGAACCAGCTCGGGCTGGAGCAGCTCGACCGTGACCGGGCCGACCGGGAGCGCGGCGAACGCGCCGAGCGTGACCGGGCGGACCGCGAACGCGGTGAGCGCGCCGAGCGTGACCGGGCCGACCGCGAACGCGCCGACCGCGAACGGGCCGACCGCGAACGCGGTGAGCGCGCCGAACGGGAACGTGCCGACCGGGAACGGAACGAGCGTGCCGAACGCAGCCGGGCCGACCGGGAGCGGAGCGAGCGCGACCGGGCCGGGCGGGACCTGGCTGCCAGCGCCGAGCCCGCGTACCAGTTCGACAAGCGCACCGCGGCCGGTCTCGACCTGCCCGCGGCGTCCGGGCCGGGCGACGGGCGGGTGACGCCCCCGTGGCTCGCGGACGACCTGCCGCAGGAACCACCGATGCTGCGACTCGTCGAGCCGCCACCGCTGGCCGACCGCGCCCTGCGCGACCCGGCCGGACCGACCGCGGACCCACGTCTGGACGGCCCGCCGCTGCGGCTGGTGGAGCCCGAGGACCCGGACCGCAACGGCCGGCTCACCCGATCGGCCCGCCGTGCCGCCGAGCCCAGCGCTCCGCCGGTTGCCGACGAGGGCGACGGTGACCTGCTGATCTTCGCGGCCGCGCGTTCGGCCTGGTTCACCGGACATCCGGAGGACGACGCCCAGGTGGAGTGGGCCTCTACCGCCGACACCGGTTGGCGGGCAGCGGAACAGGCCGCCCGTCCATCGGTCGGCGACGAGACACGGGCCGGTCTGCCCAAGCGGGTGCCCCAGGCCAACCTGGTCCCCGGCTCACCGCTGCGCGACGAGCGACCGCTGCGCATCGTGCGCGACGCGGCCCGGATCGCCGAACACACCACCGGCTACTTCCGTGGTTGGCGCAGGGGCCAGGAGATCGGCGGCTTCGCTGTCGGCGGTCGTCCCGGACGCGAGGCCGCCGGGGGCTGGGACTTCACCCGCGACCACAATGAGCGCGACGACGATCGGGAGTACGAGTACCGGTCCGCCGGATACCGCTCCTGA
- a CDS encoding ABC transporter substrate-binding protein: MTTPAIGSSALTRRGLLLASASTLFVAACGNGDEDEQTGPTSKGPQDLAIGASLELTGAGAALGVLQERALRITLDTLNEEGVPVGNLRRKLRLVVQDNGSNPKTAAEQATDMVNREGVHALVGGTLAETSMSMIAVAQEAQVPFVSLAAADEIVVPLPQRTFVYKLTPDATDVARQLARLISSQRLKKVALLAAPGLHGNSGVRVMPGALDTVDVSLNKTVRLPATGADFTSAAERIVSSKPDGVTVWATAPSSGAAARALRDAGFEGPIFFDAGAVAEETLSAENAKAVEGSFVVHPMSLSGSSLTNTTSAGLARRDFVFRYIQAHGSFSGFAPYASDAVHLITAAARLANSVDRGRLRVYLARQVTEGIAGSYAFAPIRHGGMEPDSLGVFTVSRGEWTRIS; encoded by the coding sequence ATGACGACACCGGCGATCGGTTCATCAGCCCTGACCCGTCGCGGCCTGCTTCTGGCCAGCGCCTCCACCCTGTTCGTCGCGGCCTGCGGGAACGGCGACGAGGACGAGCAGACCGGTCCCACCAGCAAGGGACCCCAGGACCTGGCCATCGGCGCCAGCCTGGAGCTGACCGGCGCCGGCGCGGCACTGGGCGTCCTCCAGGAGCGGGCACTACGGATCACGCTCGACACGCTGAACGAGGAAGGCGTGCCGGTCGGCAACCTCCGCCGCAAGCTTCGTCTGGTGGTCCAGGACAACGGCAGCAACCCGAAGACCGCAGCCGAGCAGGCGACCGACATGGTCAACCGCGAGGGCGTACACGCCCTGGTGGGGGGCACTCTCGCCGAGACCTCGATGTCGATGATCGCGGTCGCGCAGGAGGCGCAGGTCCCGTTCGTCTCCCTCGCCGCCGCCGACGAGATCGTGGTCCCCCTGCCCCAGCGGACCTTCGTCTACAAGCTCACCCCCGACGCCACCGACGTCGCCCGCCAACTGGCCCGCCTGATCAGCTCGCAGCGGCTCAAGAAGGTCGCCCTGCTGGCCGCACCAGGCCTGCACGGAAACTCCGGCGTACGGGTCATGCCGGGGGCACTGGACACGGTCGACGTGAGCCTGAACAAGACCGTGCGTCTACCGGCCACCGGTGCCGACTTCACCAGTGCCGCGGAACGGATCGTGAGCAGCAAGCCGGACGGGGTGACGGTCTGGGCGACCGCGCCGAGTTCCGGTGCGGCGGCTCGGGCGCTGCGTGACGCCGGGTTCGAGGGCCCGATCTTCTTCGACGCGGGTGCGGTCGCCGAGGAGACACTCTCGGCCGAGAACGCCAAGGCCGTCGAGGGATCCTTCGTCGTCCACCCGATGTCGCTGAGCGGCTCGTCACTGACCAACACCACCAGCGCCGGCCTCGCCCGACGGGACTTCGTCTTCCGCTACATCCAGGCGCACGGCTCGTTCAGCGGGTTCGCGCCGTACGCCTCGGACGCGGTGCACCTGATCACGGCCGCCGCCCGGCTCGCGAACAGCGTCGACCGTGGCCGCCTCCGGGTGTACCTGGCCCGCCAGGTGACCGAGGGAATCGCCGGCTCGTACGCGTTCGCCCCGATCCGCCACGGCGGCATGGAACCGGACTCGCTCGGAGTGTTCACGGTCAGCCGCGGCGAGTGGACCCGGATCTCCTGA
- a CDS encoding roadblock/LC7 domain-containing protein: protein MTSTQDLGWLLANFADRVPGVAHAIAVSADGLLLASSRDLPRDRADQLAAIASGLVSLTQGAARCFEGGAVLQTVVEMDNGFLFLMSISDGSSFAVLAARNSDVGQVGYEMALLVDRVGDALTPAPRAAAGMLG from the coding sequence ATGACATCTACGCAGGATCTCGGTTGGCTGCTTGCCAACTTCGCCGACCGGGTGCCGGGCGTCGCGCACGCGATCGCCGTCTCCGCGGACGGTCTGCTCCTCGCGTCGTCACGGGACCTTCCGCGTGACCGGGCCGACCAGCTCGCCGCGATCGCGTCCGGACTGGTCAGCCTCACCCAGGGTGCGGCACGCTGTTTCGAGGGTGGCGCGGTTTTGCAAACCGTGGTCGAGATGGACAATGGCTTCCTGTTCCTCATGTCCATCTCGGACGGTTCCTCGTTCGCGGTGCTCGCCGCTCGCAACAGCGACGTGGGACAGGTCGGGTACGAAATGGCACTGCTCGTCGACCGGGTGGGAGACGCGCTCACGCCCGCGCCGCGCGCCGCGGCGGGGATGCTGGGCTAG
- a CDS encoding nitrate- and nitrite sensing domain-containing protein, which produces MSKRPNTANSFLSRLRRPMGRLRDMPIWSKLGIIMIVPTLATIVVGTTGLIDHLQTYNNAERARTLANLAQASGALVDGLQDERAAAVLLLGSPNQEAKAKYQDAYSKVHPRIDAAKGPYSEQRAELDDLPANFNGLLTRIDRSLADLPGTRSQVVNAKLKLTDASQSYEGLISDLLDIRDSASQLAGDSALSERMRAATATSRAKEFLSVRRVVVHRALIQNELTPVLRTDYIATETGQQQALQSFQSVATRSEAEFYEQTVAGSDQREADNYSGYIRGKTNDDMSDAPFDADKWDAAMVGNAKLIRTVEARLDTDAVNRATEIRDDVRQQVFVETTLLLATLFLAILFAWIVARSMARSLRELRHGALSIAQYGLPQAVARLRDPALSAQMSPVQLANQIAEPLPVRGKDEFGQVTEAFNAVHLEAVRTAAEQAALRSSVATMFVNLARRSQILVDRLIGHLDRLERGEEDPDRLAELFQLDHLATRMRRNDENLLVLAGADSTRVQREPAALIDVLRAAQSEVEHYTRIEFGVVDRDIEVAAHAVNDLVHLVAELFDNATAFSPPDSQVMVEARRVGDRASLYVEDRGIGITADQLYDLNERLATPPQVDVAVSRMMGLVVVARLAARHGVKVELRPGSDRGTVADVTMPTSVLVPRALSGRAQQSGGYTTPAQQPPTQRPNFGPPLALEGTPVPPAQRTPERDFGSAGRPFEPAAFNSGGLGNAGSGLGNGSGLGSNGGGFGNGAARGNGAGRGMPAWSDLTGAKAGNGSDGFNPRPSNGHGVDPLPQRRVTESGNEGEPTGTPGPNIPRQLPANPEARPASAGLAPPAAPPVSAPPISAPPVSAPPVSAPPQSAPPAVSAAGAPPAWPPVSAADREVPAPSVPERLAAALDMTAELPRVVRPPVEPPITVPSAAAVEARPRFADETMELPIFRELESAWFRTRRTVNDETSSDDSAAPAGNGQYVTADAARSTAQNGSVNAPTSPAMAAPAVSTAASRASGSTAETTAGSVGYGNGAGRPGGSPVGGWQTAADDGWRAASAATDVPVAETTQKGLPKRVPMAQLVPGGVEKPSVSVQRRTPEAVRGLLSAYHRGVQRGRTSEDPSTNPEGTPGGQQSPQAGLGPAAGSGQKEHEA; this is translated from the coding sequence GTGAGCAAGCGGCCGAACACGGCGAACTCTTTCCTGTCGCGTCTCCGCCGGCCAATGGGCCGGCTCCGTGACATGCCGATCTGGTCCAAGCTCGGCATCATCATGATCGTGCCGACGCTCGCCACCATCGTGGTCGGCACGACCGGGCTCATCGACCACCTGCAGACCTACAACAACGCGGAACGGGCACGCACCCTCGCCAACCTGGCCCAGGCGTCCGGCGCCCTGGTCGACGGGCTGCAGGACGAGCGGGCCGCCGCCGTACTGCTGCTCGGTTCGCCGAACCAGGAGGCGAAGGCGAAGTACCAGGACGCGTACAGCAAGGTGCACCCCCGGATCGACGCGGCCAAGGGCCCGTACTCCGAGCAGCGCGCCGAGCTCGACGACCTGCCGGCCAACTTCAACGGCCTGCTCACCCGGATCGACCGGAGCCTGGCCGACCTGCCCGGCACCCGCAGCCAGGTGGTCAACGCCAAGCTGAAGCTCACCGACGCCTCGCAGTCGTACGAGGGCCTGATCAGCGACCTGCTCGACATCCGCGACTCGGCCTCCCAGCTTGCCGGCGACAGCGCACTGAGCGAGCGGATGCGGGCCGCCACCGCGACCTCCCGGGCCAAGGAGTTCCTCTCCGTACGCCGGGTCGTGGTGCACCGGGCCCTCATCCAGAACGAGCTGACCCCGGTACTGCGCACCGACTACATCGCCACCGAGACCGGGCAGCAGCAGGCGCTGCAGTCCTTCCAGTCGGTCGCCACCCGGTCCGAGGCCGAGTTCTACGAGCAGACGGTCGCCGGTTCCGACCAGCGCGAGGCGGACAACTACAGCGGCTACATCCGGGGCAAGACCAACGACGACATGTCGGATGCCCCGTTCGACGCGGACAAGTGGGACGCGGCGATGGTCGGCAACGCGAAGCTGATCCGTACCGTCGAGGCCCGCCTCGACACCGACGCGGTCAACCGCGCGACGGAGATCCGCGACGACGTACGCCAGCAGGTCTTCGTCGAGACCACGCTGCTGCTCGCCACGCTGTTCCTGGCCATCCTGTTCGCCTGGATCGTGGCCCGCTCGATGGCCCGGTCGCTGCGCGAACTGCGCCACGGTGCGCTCTCGATCGCCCAGTACGGCCTGCCCCAGGCGGTCGCCCGGCTGCGTGACCCGGCGCTGTCGGCCCAGATGTCGCCGGTGCAGCTCGCCAACCAGATCGCCGAACCCCTGCCGGTACGCGGCAAGGACGAGTTCGGACAGGTGACCGAGGCCTTCAACGCGGTCCACCTCGAAGCCGTCCGGACCGCTGCCGAGCAGGCCGCGCTCCGCTCCTCGGTCGCGACGATGTTCGTCAACCTGGCCCGTCGTTCGCAGATCCTGGTCGACCGGTTGATCGGTCACCTGGACCGGCTGGAGCGCGGTGAAGAGGACCCGGACCGGTTGGCCGAGCTGTTCCAGCTCGACCACCTGGCCACCCGGATGCGTCGTAACGACGAGAACCTGCTGGTGCTCGCCGGTGCGGACTCCACCCGTGTGCAGCGGGAGCCGGCCGCCCTGATCGACGTGCTGCGGGCCGCCCAGTCCGAGGTCGAGCACTACACCCGGATCGAGTTCGGGGTGGTCGACCGCGATATCGAGGTGGCCGCGCACGCCGTCAACGACCTGGTCCACCTGGTCGCGGAGCTCTTCGACAACGCGACCGCCTTCTCGCCGCCCGACTCGCAGGTCATGGTCGAGGCCCGGCGGGTCGGCGACCGCGCGTCGCTCTATGTCGAGGACCGGGGCATCGGCATCACCGCCGACCAGCTCTACGACCTCAACGAGCGGCTCGCCACGCCACCCCAGGTGGACGTCGCGGTCTCCCGGATGATGGGCCTGGTGGTGGTCGCCCGACTGGCGGCCCGGCACGGGGTCAAGGTCGAACTGCGACCCGGCTCCGACCGGGGCACGGTCGCCGACGTGACCATGCCGACCTCGGTGCTCGTTCCGCGGGCACTCTCCGGTCGGGCCCAGCAGTCCGGTGGTTACACCACCCCGGCCCAGCAGCCGCCGACCCAGCGGCCGAACTTCGGGCCCCCGCTGGCCCTGGAGGGCACCCCGGTCCCGCCGGCCCAGCGGACGCCGGAGCGCGACTTCGGTTCGGCCGGGCGCCCGTTCGAGCCGGCCGCGTTCAACAGCGGCGGCCTCGGCAACGCCGGCTCCGGTCTCGGCAACGGTTCCGGTCTGGGCAGCAACGGTGGCGGGTTCGGTAACGGAGCCGCTCGCGGCAACGGTGCCGGGCGCGGAATGCCGGCCTGGTCCGACCTCACCGGCGCGAAGGCCGGCAACGGCAGCGACGGGTTCAACCCGCGTCCGTCCAACGGGCACGGTGTCGACCCGCTGCCGCAGCGCCGGGTGACCGAGTCGGGCAACGAAGGCGAACCGACCGGTACGCCGGGACCGAACATCCCCCGGCAGCTCCCGGCCAACCCGGAAGCGCGACCGGCCAGCGCCGGACTGGCGCCTCCGGCCGCTCCGCCGGTCTCGGCCCCGCCGATCTCCGCTCCGCCGGTCTCGGCCCCGCCGGTGTCGGCGCCCCCTCAGTCGGCACCGCCCGCGGTCTCCGCCGCAGGCGCCCCGCCGGCCTGGCCACCGGTCAGCGCCGCCGACCGGGAGGTACCCGCACCCTCGGTTCCGGAGCGGCTGGCAGCGGCGCTGGACATGACGGCCGAACTGCCCCGGGTCGTCCGGCCCCCGGTCGAGCCACCGATCACGGTGCCCTCGGCGGCGGCGGTCGAGGCCCGACCGAGGTTCGCCGACGAGACCATGGAACTGCCGATCTTCCGTGAGCTGGAGTCCGCCTGGTTCCGTACCCGGCGCACGGTCAACGACGAGACCAGTTCCGACGACAGTGCCGCTCCGGCGGGCAACGGCCAGTACGTCACGGCCGACGCCGCCCGGAGCACGGCCCAGAACGGTTCCGTCAATGCTCCGACCAGCCCCGCGATGGCGGCTCCGGCGGTTTCCACCGCAGCGAGCCGTGCCTCGGGGTCGACGGCGGAGACGACAGCGGGATCGGTCGGTTACGGCAACGGCGCCGGCCGGCCGGGAGGCTCGCCGGTGGGCGGCTGGCAGACGGCCGCCGACGACGGCTGGCGTGCCGCGTCAGCGGCTACCGACGTGCCGGTCGCCGAAACCACCCAGAAGGGTCTGCCCAAGCGGGTGCCGATGGCACAGTTGGTACCCGGCGGGGTAGAAAAGCCGAGCGTCTCGGTGCAGCGCCGGACACCGGAGGCGGTACGTGGCCTGCTGTCCGCGTACCACCGGGGTGTGCAGCGCGGTCGTACCTCGGAAGACCCGTCGACCAACCCGGAAGGGACTCCGGGAGGTCAGCAATCCCCGCAGGCCGGCTTAGGCCCCGCGGCCGGGAGCGGTCAGAAGGAGCATGAAGCATGA